Proteins found in one Lysinibacillus fusiformis genomic segment:
- a CDS encoding S41 family peptidase, with protein MDEQKKESTEQQQEPTPAEIKPAGQFIQLKPFKFIMLMFFTILITAGLTIFALTFGDKKVVEVKVPIEREEFTKLYEAFDLLKNNYYQDIDDEKVVDGAINGMFEALGDPYSDFMVKEEADQFNSGLSSSFQGIGAEIQERNGYITVVSPIKNSPAEKAGLLPKDIILTVDGKSIQGLSATEAVALIRGEKGTPVKLTVKRGENTEAIHMTIVRDDIPVETVYGEMLDGNIAHIQITSFSEQTTKELEKILAEYEGKGMKGIVLDLRQNPGGYLTAAVDISNFFVPEGKAIVQVQEKDAEPQITNAIAGKKYNLPITVLVDSGSASASEILAGALKESVGAKVVGETSFGKGTVQNVTPLKDGSNLKFTTGKWLTPNGNWINEKGIEPDVKVGYPSYASLPYLNASLEMKTGLQSDSVKAAEEMLQVLGYEPGEVDGIFDDNTAHAVEELQAASNLEETGILTGNTTYALMDAIRAKMKADDPQLLKAKELLVGTAEKTEETTN; from the coding sequence ATGGATGAACAGAAAAAAGAAAGTACAGAACAGCAGCAGGAGCCGACTCCAGCTGAAATAAAGCCGGCAGGACAATTTATACAACTAAAACCGTTTAAATTTATCATGCTAATGTTCTTTACGATTCTTATTACAGCAGGTTTAACGATTTTTGCGTTAACCTTTGGTGATAAGAAAGTAGTAGAAGTGAAAGTTCCGATTGAACGAGAGGAATTTACAAAATTATATGAAGCATTTGATTTACTGAAAAATAACTATTACCAAGATATCGATGATGAAAAAGTGGTCGATGGTGCGATCAATGGTATGTTTGAGGCATTAGGCGATCCCTATTCCGATTTCATGGTAAAGGAAGAAGCAGATCAATTTAATTCTGGCTTATCTTCGAGTTTCCAAGGAATTGGGGCAGAAATCCAAGAACGTAATGGTTATATTACAGTTGTGTCACCTATCAAAAATTCTCCTGCTGAAAAGGCAGGCTTATTACCAAAAGATATTATCTTAACAGTTGATGGGAAAAGCATTCAGGGCTTAAGTGCAACAGAAGCGGTTGCTTTAATTCGCGGTGAGAAAGGAACACCAGTGAAATTAACGGTGAAACGCGGCGAAAATACAGAGGCTATTCACATGACCATTGTTCGTGACGATATCCCAGTAGAAACCGTTTATGGTGAAATGCTTGATGGCAATATTGCCCATATTCAAATTACATCATTTAGTGAACAAACAACCAAAGAGCTTGAAAAAATCCTTGCTGAGTATGAAGGCAAAGGAATGAAGGGCATTGTCTTAGATCTACGTCAAAATCCTGGTGGCTATTTAACGGCTGCTGTCGATATTTCTAATTTCTTTGTACCAGAAGGAAAAGCGATTGTGCAGGTACAAGAAAAAGATGCAGAGCCTCAAATTACAAATGCCATTGCAGGTAAAAAATATAACCTACCAATTACAGTACTTGTCGATAGTGGTAGTGCCTCTGCCTCTGAGATTTTAGCAGGAGCATTAAAAGAATCAGTCGGTGCCAAAGTTGTAGGTGAAACATCCTTCGGTAAAGGGACTGTCCAAAATGTAACACCATTAAAAGACGGCTCGAATCTGAAATTTACAACAGGTAAATGGTTAACGCCAAACGGCAACTGGATAAATGAAAAAGGCATTGAGCCTGATGTTAAAGTTGGTTATCCATCGTATGCCTCTTTACCATACTTGAACGCCTCTTTAGAAATGAAGACAGGCCTACAATCTGACTCTGTGAAAGCAGCAGAGGAGATGCTTCAAGTGCTAGGGTATGAGCCTGGTGAAGTAGATGGAATCTTCGATGACAATACAGCGCATGCAGTAGAAGAACTACAAGCAGCGAGTAATCTTGAAGAAACAGGTATTTTAACAGGCAATACAACGTATGCATTAATGGATGCTATACGTGCGAAAATGAAAGCCGATGATCCTCAGTTATTAAAAGCGAAAGAGCTCCTTGTAGGAACAGCTGAAAAAACGGAGGAAACAACAAACTAA
- a CDS encoding CobW family GTP-binding protein, whose amino-acid sequence MKDVYLFSGFLGSGKTSMLTDVIRQLKEKKYKPAVIMNELGKLPFDSQAVEKDIPLKEMLEGCICCSGAEKTEAQIQSLLLDSDFDVLIIETTGAAHPVEALDAVFSPLFADQLNVKGIITVADSKLWLHRDTLTPQVRSLFMEQIRHAHLLLANKTDLLTEAEQGQVVYELQGLNPHAFILQTTNGRVPLSLLEGLKATTQIDKTAIVKAPIASMQLGSRLVDFTDQEFTQEQFEDWVRALPETIYRMKGYVPIEGIKNPMLFQYAYGMVQWLPEYIKMPAKLVIIGEDVGALPVIGVN is encoded by the coding sequence ATGAAAGATGTGTACCTATTTAGTGGCTTTTTAGGGAGTGGCAAAACATCCATGCTGACAGATGTCATTCGCCAGCTAAAAGAAAAGAAATACAAGCCTGCTGTTATTATGAATGAGCTAGGGAAGCTGCCATTTGACTCACAGGCAGTGGAGAAGGATATCCCGCTCAAGGAGATGCTAGAGGGCTGTATTTGCTGTTCTGGTGCTGAAAAAACAGAGGCACAAATTCAATCTCTTCTATTAGATAGTGATTTTGATGTGCTCATTATCGAAACAACAGGCGCAGCACATCCTGTAGAAGCATTGGATGCTGTTTTTTCACCGCTATTTGCAGATCAGCTCAATGTCAAAGGCATTATCACCGTGGCTGATTCTAAGCTCTGGCTACACCGTGATACATTAACACCACAAGTGCGCTCTTTATTTATGGAGCAAATTCGCCACGCACACCTCTTATTAGCAAATAAAACCGATTTATTAACAGAGGCAGAGCAAGGGCAGGTCGTCTATGAACTGCAGGGCTTGAACCCACATGCTTTTATTTTGCAAACAACAAATGGACGCGTACCGCTCAGCTTATTAGAAGGCTTAAAGGCAACGACACAAATTGATAAAACAGCCATTGTCAAAGCGCCGATAGCCTCAATGCAGCTAGGCTCCCGCTTAGTGGATTTCACAGATCAGGAATTTACACAGGAGCAGTTTGAGGATTGGGTGCGTGCATTACCCGAAACGATCTATCGTATGAAAGGCTATGTCCCGATTGAGGGCATCAAAAACCCAATGTTGTTCCAATATGCTTATGGAATGGTCCAATGGCTCCCAGAATATATAAAAATGCCAGCAAAACTTGTTATTATTGGAGAGGATGTTGGTGCATTACCTGTTATTGGGGTAAATTGA
- a CDS encoding CAP domain-containing protein, translating into MKKTLTAICATFLLAAPIQIASAAANTTEGNSVQQSTNCKVYYYKWSNNNHKWTVKLPQASTPSKETPTTNNTTPTKPNNNQSSQNEKPATPPTTSTPSTTTSDVNAFEQEVVKLTNAERTKAGLSPLQTDAKLMAAAREKSQDMQTNKYFSHTSPTFGSPFDRMKALGITYKGAGENIAQGQRSPQEVVQAWMDSPGHRANILNGKFTHIGVGYVKTGNYWTQQFIQK; encoded by the coding sequence ATGAAAAAAACACTAACAGCAATTTGTGCAACATTTCTTTTAGCAGCTCCAATTCAAATAGCTTCTGCTGCTGCAAATACAACAGAGGGGAATTCCGTACAGCAATCAACGAACTGTAAAGTTTATTATTATAAATGGTCAAACAACAATCATAAGTGGACAGTCAAACTTCCACAGGCATCTACACCATCTAAAGAGACGCCAACAACAAATAATACAACACCAACAAAGCCAAATAATAATCAATCATCACAAAACGAAAAGCCAGCAACACCACCAACTACTTCAACACCATCAACAACAACTTCAGATGTGAACGCATTTGAACAAGAAGTAGTAAAATTAACAAACGCTGAGCGTACAAAAGCTGGTTTATCACCACTTCAAACAGATGCGAAATTAATGGCTGCAGCTCGTGAAAAATCACAAGATATGCAAACAAACAAATATTTCTCACATACGAGCCCAACTTTTGGTTCACCATTTGATCGTATGAAAGCTTTAGGCATCACATATAAAGGTGCAGGTGAAAACATTGCTCAAGGTCAACGTTCTCCACAAGAAGTAGTACAAGCGTGGATGGACTCACCAGGACACCGTGCGAACATTTTAAACGGTAAATTTACGCACATCGGTGTAGGTTACGTGAAAACAGGTAACTACTGGACACAACAATTTATCCAAAAATAA
- a CDS encoding helix-turn-helix domain-containing protein produces MKQYSIAIAIFSLAISFVIGSWLIATSLREQPKEPVQHQLLSQEEAADYLGIHVGEVLKLTEIPDGSNSYISEIPHVKVGKKVYYPKQAMDRWLLDMELIVVP; encoded by the coding sequence TTGAAACAATATAGCATAGCCATCGCGATTTTCTCATTGGCCATCTCTTTTGTGATAGGAAGCTGGCTCATCGCTACTAGTTTAAGGGAGCAACCAAAAGAACCCGTGCAACACCAGCTATTATCACAAGAAGAGGCCGCGGATTATTTAGGGATTCATGTAGGAGAAGTGCTAAAATTAACAGAAATCCCAGATGGATCAAATAGTTACATAAGCGAAATCCCTCATGTGAAGGTAGGGAAGAAAGTCTATTATCCGAAGCAAGCCATGGATCGATGGCTACTGGATATGGAATTAATCGTTGTACCCTAA
- a CDS encoding EAL domain-containing protein, whose amino-acid sequence MKKPNLLKQFFTKEESTHTIALATAQDHRLFSYAMSFAKYHPDMMIVFSADGEIIYVNQEALYQLLQYRPSHAEDFKKILTEADYKRLKRAFNRTLRGKSVKIDIERLQHQGQNLSLMLTFIPIKNDDNQAEGLYLIIEDMSTYSAMKHQLMLHEKHLNYAQHIAAVGSWEYFIQHDKLYCSDNFYHIFGFERSDNDGIDRAFQFIHPDDYERTYDAFNHARKGTNFDSDFRIYHGKTNDLRFLQAAAEVIWKDDKPFKMIGVVKDETAFKLLEQTLNDTLANYHSIFDNLDAGIWMRDSIRGNMLFASKGLEGILGIPLAKLYEDSEVWINMIHPAHREEVLAYTDHLASGKSYQVIYRILTSDNQTKWLLEQIVPRLDEEGEVNHIFGLVTDITKEIEREKKLNYLVYYDELTGLPNRLSLHDKVDTLCVAGEPFALLYISINRFHVLNNALGTKIGDELLRTVTNYFSTLTDDHSYMARLDNQHFIIVIKKYVSKQHIYALASRLLKTFETPLSINDYRLHLSASIGIVFYPEEGLTRNILLENAYSALCYAQQQGRNRFHIYAFTEDITSYKHYVLDRDMRQAMLNEEFELYFQPLVEPQKGIIYGAEALIRWHHKEWGLVSPGEFIPLAEENHMIHIITDWVIKKACALLQHWKQQGHVLRTISINISPIRLMKKGFIQFVQEQLQINSIDAHYLQFEITESTILKNSTSVMTVLKELQEIGVKIAIGDFGTGYSSLESLRTFQPTTLHIYEAFIREIRHDRPIENGLISTTIYLAKMLGIQVVAKGVETYEQFIFLKQQECDYVQGSIYAKAVPAKAFEKMLAQGVLTPPKAIAHKKPVVERRKYYRFQFPAYVKGFMTIIEMNEQKINIGHTPIIIENISLGGMKIRSSLKLPVNQTMKFKFSFILMNQSFNLEGTFRWTLEEKYQIYSYGVAFNLTQEDEGKLAPIINRMTTLHNNHEKIEGTPFMYEDIEAYFKK is encoded by the coding sequence ATGAAAAAGCCGAATTTATTAAAGCAATTTTTTACAAAAGAAGAAAGTACGCATACGATTGCGCTGGCCACAGCTCAAGACCATCGTTTGTTTTCATATGCCATGTCCTTTGCCAAGTATCACCCCGATATGATGATTGTGTTTTCGGCAGATGGTGAAATTATTTATGTGAATCAAGAGGCACTCTATCAACTATTACAATATCGACCTAGTCATGCAGAGGATTTTAAGAAAATTCTGACCGAGGCAGATTATAAACGGTTAAAAAGAGCGTTCAATCGAACATTACGAGGAAAGTCGGTCAAAATTGATATTGAAAGGCTACAGCATCAAGGACAAAATCTAAGCCTCATGCTGACGTTTATACCGATCAAAAATGATGATAATCAGGCGGAGGGGCTCTATTTAATCATTGAAGATATGTCCACTTATTCAGCCATGAAACATCAGTTAATGCTCCATGAGAAGCATTTGAATTACGCCCAGCATATTGCGGCAGTTGGGAGCTGGGAGTACTTTATTCAGCATGACAAACTGTATTGCTCGGATAATTTTTATCATATCTTTGGCTTTGAGCGTTCAGATAATGATGGTATTGATCGCGCGTTCCAGTTCATTCATCCAGATGATTATGAAAGGACCTATGATGCATTTAATCATGCACGGAAAGGGACTAATTTTGACAGTGACTTTCGTATTTATCACGGAAAAACCAATGACCTGCGTTTTTTACAAGCGGCTGCCGAAGTGATATGGAAGGATGACAAGCCCTTTAAGATGATAGGGGTTGTCAAAGATGAAACGGCTTTCAAACTACTTGAGCAAACGTTAAATGACACACTAGCCAATTATCATTCTATCTTTGACAATTTAGATGCAGGGATTTGGATGCGAGATTCCATTAGGGGGAATATGCTGTTCGCCTCTAAAGGACTAGAGGGCATTTTAGGGATTCCGTTAGCCAAGCTTTACGAAGACTCAGAGGTATGGATTAATATGATTCATCCTGCTCATCGTGAGGAAGTATTAGCATATACGGATCATCTCGCTTCAGGAAAGAGCTATCAAGTGATTTATCGTATACTCACAAGTGATAACCAGACCAAGTGGTTACTGGAACAAATTGTGCCAAGACTAGATGAGGAGGGCGAGGTGAACCATATTTTCGGCTTAGTAACCGATATTACAAAGGAGATCGAACGGGAAAAGAAGCTGAATTATTTAGTGTATTATGATGAATTAACTGGTTTACCGAATCGGTTGAGCTTGCATGATAAAGTCGATACATTATGCGTAGCTGGCGAACCCTTCGCGCTATTATATATTTCCATTAATCGCTTTCATGTATTAAATAATGCGCTCGGTACGAAAATTGGTGATGAGCTTCTTCGAACGGTGACCAACTATTTTTCAACGCTAACCGATGATCATAGTTACATGGCACGCCTAGACAATCAGCATTTTATCATTGTCATTAAAAAATATGTGAGCAAGCAGCATATTTACGCATTGGCTAGCCGTTTGCTGAAAACTTTTGAAACACCTCTTTCCATTAATGACTATCGCCTGCACCTATCTGCTAGCATTGGTATTGTTTTTTATCCAGAGGAAGGCTTAACGAGAAACATCTTGTTAGAAAATGCGTACTCTGCTTTGTGCTACGCGCAACAGCAGGGAAGGAATCGCTTTCATATTTATGCCTTTACCGAAGATATTACTTCCTATAAGCATTACGTGTTAGATCGCGATATGCGACAAGCAATGTTAAATGAGGAATTTGAGTTATATTTTCAACCATTGGTAGAACCGCAAAAGGGGATTATTTATGGGGCAGAGGCGTTAATCCGTTGGCACCATAAAGAATGGGGCCTTGTATCACCTGGTGAATTTATTCCATTAGCCGAAGAAAACCATATGATTCATATCATTACGGATTGGGTGATTAAAAAAGCATGTGCTTTGTTACAGCACTGGAAACAGCAAGGACATGTGTTGCGAACAATTAGCATTAATATATCGCCGATTCGTTTGATGAAAAAGGGCTTTATTCAGTTTGTACAAGAGCAATTACAGATCAATTCGATTGACGCGCATTATTTACAGTTCGAGATTACCGAAAGTACCATCTTAAAAAATAGTACAAGTGTGATGACCGTTTTAAAGGAACTGCAAGAAATCGGTGTCAAAATTGCCATTGGTGATTTTGGAACAGGCTACTCATCCTTAGAATCATTGCGAACATTCCAACCAACGACACTCCATATCTATGAAGCGTTTATTCGTGAAATTCGTCATGATCGTCCGATTGAAAATGGGCTCATTTCCACAACGATTTATTTAGCAAAAATGCTCGGTATTCAGGTAGTGGCAAAAGGGGTCGAAACTTACGAGCAATTTATCTTTTTAAAGCAACAAGAATGTGATTATGTGCAAGGCAGCATCTATGCGAAGGCGGTCCCTGCAAAAGCCTTTGAAAAAATGCTGGCACAAGGCGTTTTAACACCGCCAAAAGCCATTGCTCATAAAAAACCCGTGGTGGAAAGACGCAAATATTACCGCTTCCAATTCCCAGCCTATGTGAAGGGCTTCATGACGATTATCGAAATGAATGAGCAAAAAATTAATATCGGTCATACCCCTATCATCATCGAAAATATTAGCTTAGGAGGCATGAAGATTCGCTCTTCTTTAAAGCTACCAGTCAATCAAACGATGAAGTTTAAATTTAGCTTTATTTTGATGAATCAATCATTTAACTTAGAGGGTACATTTAGATGGACTTTAGAAGAAAAATATCAAATCTACTCTTATGGAGTCGCCTTCAATTTGACGCAGGAGGATGAAGGGAAATTAGCCCCGATCATCAATCGAATGACAACCTTGCATAATAACCATGAAAAAATAGAGGGAACACCCTTTATGTATGAGGATATCGAAGCTTATTTTAAAAAATAG
- a CDS encoding spore germination protein — MDKVKYMMKSLQKAFYHSSDLTIRQIDWHEGNTAILCFYASLVDAKEVQKILDTIYARLDTEKPFWSETLLTTLQNFSLPQAIERVCQGETLVILPDTGEMLTLNIINEVRRNLEEPINEHILRGSHEGLIERADTNLALIRRRVNNPALVVKSFSIGHQTKTKAYYLYMDGVIQPETLQEIEKRIAAIQIDYFYSIGQLSDALEDSVLSPFPQLLNTEHPDRVVANLVEGKVVIMTDISPSALIGPVTFFSFYQTPDDYNGRVVVGTFYKIVRLLSFITAVFLPAFYIAVISFHFEVLPLELSNQVKNDVNDIPYRPLIEALILEIIMELIRESSIRLPQSVGQTIGIVGGLVIGDAIVSAGLVSNLMIIVVALTAISSYVVPSVELNSTIRMLRFPFMVLSSLFGFLGIVVGIVILLIHLISLTSIKQPYFSPIVPFQPKAVFKIFLRWPFIKPTVQVTSFQPPNDEQLKNEDTP; from the coding sequence ATGGATAAAGTGAAGTATATGATGAAAAGCCTGCAAAAGGCATTCTACCATTCCTCGGATTTGACCATCAGACAAATAGATTGGCATGAAGGGAATACGGCTATTTTATGCTTTTACGCTTCTCTAGTTGATGCGAAAGAAGTTCAAAAAATACTGGATACGATTTATGCACGTTTAGATACAGAAAAACCTTTTTGGAGTGAAACCTTACTTACGACATTGCAAAATTTTTCCTTGCCACAAGCGATTGAACGAGTTTGCCAAGGTGAAACGCTCGTGATTTTGCCTGACACGGGCGAGATGCTGACACTCAACATCATTAATGAGGTACGTCGAAATCTCGAAGAGCCGATTAACGAACATATTCTTCGTGGCTCCCATGAGGGACTTATTGAGCGTGCGGATACCAATTTAGCCTTGATAAGAAGGCGAGTGAATAATCCTGCCCTTGTCGTAAAATCTTTCTCGATTGGTCATCAAACTAAAACAAAAGCCTATTATCTGTATATGGATGGGGTTATACAGCCCGAGACCTTACAGGAGATTGAAAAGCGAATTGCAGCGATTCAAATCGACTATTTTTATAGTATAGGTCAATTAAGTGATGCCTTAGAGGATTCGGTGCTATCGCCATTTCCTCAATTGTTAAATACAGAGCATCCAGATCGCGTGGTAGCTAATCTAGTGGAGGGCAAGGTTGTGATCATGACCGATATTTCCCCTTCTGCCTTAATTGGTCCTGTGACGTTTTTCTCTTTCTACCAAACACCCGATGACTACAATGGTCGGGTTGTCGTTGGTACCTTTTATAAAATAGTCCGTTTGCTGTCGTTTATAACGGCGGTTTTTTTACCAGCTTTTTATATAGCAGTGATTAGCTTTCACTTTGAGGTACTGCCCTTAGAATTAAGTAATCAAGTGAAAAATGATGTCAACGATATTCCTTATCGACCACTAATCGAAGCCCTCATACTGGAGATTATTATGGAGCTCATTCGAGAATCGAGTATTCGCTTGCCACAATCGGTTGGGCAAACGATTGGAATCGTCGGGGGATTAGTAATAGGAGATGCCATCGTTAGTGCGGGGTTAGTGTCGAATTTAATGATCATTGTCGTCGCCCTAACGGCTATTTCAAGCTATGTTGTGCCATCTGTTGAATTGAATAGTACGATACGTATGCTACGTTTTCCGTTTATGGTACTCTCCTCATTGTTTGGGTTTTTAGGGATTGTCGTGGGGATTGTTATTTTACTCATTCATCTTATCAGTTTAACATCTATCAAACAGCCGTATTTTTCACCCATCGTACCTTTTCAGCCGAAAGCGGTGTTTAAAATTTTTTTACGCTGGCCATTCATTAAACCAACAGTCCAAGTCACTTCCTTTCAACCGCCGAACGATGAACAGCTAAAAAATGAGGATACACCATGA
- a CDS encoding GerAB/ArcD/ProY family transporter, with amino-acid sequence MNFSLSKAQFFLLLFIIQTGVVYIAFQTPLIIYSQHSAWVVFILASVIHYGLLCLFEQYYPYFYLNGVFRWVYQIYWLVLNAVLIAYMGYVLATWVLPQTPEWLVVGMIVGLSLYANLVRPETVINIGVMLIPIIFLFVIFLMLAVPDLTWSNLFPVEWHNTKLIMTGLIHSTYAFFGIEMYLIYRTFLKQDTQVKGRPLFIYQLVLFVFYMISVLFTQMFFALEEIKLIPEPIMYILKSQEVTFVKRLDIFFVYIWLSWSIVTVMIFGLSFRVLYFSKKRKHPKRSIVIYHLLLAILPLFVMQFQQIEFIKNSLHYVLLVFTFLLPIIIMCWNKWRGKRVS; translated from the coding sequence ATGAATTTTTCTTTATCCAAGGCGCAATTTTTTTTACTACTATTTATCATTCAAACAGGTGTTGTCTACATTGCCTTCCAAACACCATTAATCATTTACAGTCAACACAGTGCTTGGGTTGTTTTTATTTTAGCGAGTGTCATTCATTATGGCCTGTTATGCTTGTTTGAACAGTATTATCCGTATTTCTATTTAAATGGAGTTTTTCGCTGGGTCTATCAAATCTATTGGCTAGTTTTAAACGCTGTATTGATTGCCTATATGGGGTATGTTTTAGCCACATGGGTCTTACCGCAAACACCTGAATGGCTTGTAGTTGGGATGATTGTAGGGCTGTCCTTGTATGCCAATCTTGTAAGACCAGAAACGGTCATTAACATTGGTGTCATGCTCATACCTATCATTTTCCTCTTCGTGATCTTTTTAATGCTTGCTGTTCCAGATTTAACGTGGAGTAATCTTTTTCCCGTTGAATGGCACAATACGAAACTAATCATGACGGGCTTGATTCATAGTACCTATGCTTTTTTTGGAATTGAAATGTACCTTATTTATCGAACGTTTCTAAAACAAGATACACAAGTGAAAGGTCGGCCTTTATTCATCTACCAATTGGTCCTTTTTGTATTTTATATGATTTCCGTGCTTTTTACGCAAATGTTCTTTGCCCTAGAGGAAATTAAACTGATCCCAGAGCCAATCATGTATATTTTAAAATCACAGGAAGTGACATTTGTTAAAAGACTTGATATTTTCTTCGTCTATATTTGGCTATCGTGGTCTATTGTCACGGTCATGATTTTTGGTCTGTCCTTTCGCGTGCTATATTTTTCTAAAAAGAGGAAGCACCCGAAGCGGAGTATTGTCATTTACCATCTTTTATTAGCAATCCTACCGCTCTTTGTAATGCAATTTCAACAAATTGAGTTTATCAAAAATTCTTTACACTATGTATTACTAGTGTTTACTTTTCTACTACCAATAATCATTATGTGTTGGAATAAATGGAGGGGAAAACGTGTTTCGTAA
- a CDS encoding Ger(x)C family spore germination protein has translation MFRKGSIIILSIVLVAGCWDERLYKNASVVTLVGVEGYVGDYKGYYAYPNTTTQQNEVIEADGISPRDVRTNANLKVEQTLDLSELSTILIADYTVRKPIYDVLDIYFRDPKNPISIKVAITEGDVKPYIDLTKDLAGSAGSYYERFIESTEENTFFPKLDLQTIGSMLFEQTVDIVLPYFQLSEDKQHAVVAGLALFSGQTFTGTVLTPKQSLIMLILMNQSNKQARMSYMWKHDGKEMPITANVIHIKRKWAVNEELRRITMDYQVEVEIEEFAQDHLYKDPIFKDVQQMIQEHVQAEFEEVIRILQNQKSDTLGIGRYIRAYHPKMFKEDWHAEYASLQLVPSVQVKIIRTGVLR, from the coding sequence GTGTTTCGTAAAGGGAGTATCATCATCTTATCTATAGTACTAGTGGCTGGCTGTTGGGATGAACGCCTTTATAAAAACGCTTCTGTTGTGACGCTCGTTGGTGTGGAAGGATATGTTGGGGATTATAAAGGTTATTATGCCTATCCGAATACAACAACTCAGCAAAATGAAGTGATTGAAGCGGACGGGATTTCACCGAGAGACGTGCGCACGAATGCCAATTTGAAAGTTGAGCAAACACTGGATTTATCGGAGCTATCAACCATCCTAATAGCCGATTATACGGTGAGGAAACCCATTTATGATGTCTTGGACATATATTTTCGTGATCCTAAAAATCCGATTTCCATTAAAGTGGCGATAACAGAAGGGGATGTCAAACCATATATTGACTTAACAAAGGATTTAGCAGGAAGTGCTGGCTCCTATTATGAACGCTTTATCGAAAGCACAGAGGAAAATACATTTTTTCCGAAATTAGATTTACAGACGATTGGCTCTATGCTATTTGAACAGACCGTTGATATCGTACTTCCTTATTTCCAGCTGAGTGAGGATAAACAACATGCTGTGGTGGCTGGATTAGCCTTGTTTTCAGGTCAAACGTTTACAGGCACAGTATTAACACCAAAACAATCGCTCATCATGCTTATCTTAATGAATCAATCGAACAAACAAGCACGTATGAGCTATATGTGGAAGCATGACGGGAAAGAAATGCCGATTACAGCAAATGTCATCCATATAAAGCGTAAATGGGCAGTGAATGAGGAACTAAGAAGAATAACGATGGATTACCAAGTCGAGGTGGAAATCGAAGAATTCGCCCAAGATCATTTATATAAAGACCCGATTTTTAAGGATGTTCAACAAATGATTCAAGAGCATGTGCAGGCTGAGTTTGAGGAGGTTATTCGTATTCTTCAGAATCAAAAGTCTGATACATTAGGAATTGGTCGCTATATTCGCGCTTATCACCCGAAAATGTTCAAAGAAGACTGGCATGCTGAATATGCTTCCTTACAGCTAGTGCCGTCTGTTCAAGTGAAAATCATTCGTACAGGTGTTCTACGTTAA